The following coding sequences are from one Mycoplasma mycoides subsp. capri window:
- the yidC gene encoding membrane protein insertase YidC, which yields MYKQSYKVMSYLNASKNKKAPKTKKETIKLVIKWLKVFGFLFILVSMLWGCVQMYQAQYSVNQIVDMTGKSVYAPGVSFEIILSSLGEKGSKVHHFVYDKGNYFEYGYNAITSWKETFKLTQSPFYGFFVYPTAWVLAGMVRLFSGTLNPLLDKSSQLSYGISAIFAIFLTTLLIKGITLSFGWKSQINQEKMQDIQLKIADIQAKYKDKKDMQSKQKQQLEIQALYKKENMSQFSALAGSFAPLPFLFAIYAIVRSTRALKIAAVGPIALIEGPWQQITSGNYIYIIILAIYLPLQAVSMLLPTLLQMKKQKSITLTEAQKKSRKKQLIMQVVMMFVFIIIIVSVATGVCIYWIFSSVLQIIQTYAFYLYNEKKRKAGNQERQRRLRQMERMNLK from the coding sequence GTGTTTGGGTTTTTATTTATTTTAGTTTCAATGCTTTGAGGTTGTGTACAGATGTATCAAGCTCAATATAGTGTTAATCAAATAGTTGATATGACAGGTAAAAGTGTTTATGCTCCTGGGGTTTCATTTGAAATTATTCTAAGCTCTTTAGGTGAAAAAGGATCTAAGGTCCATCATTTTGTTTATGATAAGGGTAATTATTTTGAATATGGATATAATGCTATTACTTCTTGAAAAGAAACTTTTAAATTAACTCAATCACCGTTTTATGGATTTTTCGTTTATCCAACAGCTTGAGTTTTAGCTGGAATGGTTAGATTATTTTCTGGAACACTAAATCCCTTATTAGATAAATCTTCTCAATTAAGTTATGGAATTTCAGCTATTTTTGCAATATTCTTAACAACTTTATTAATTAAAGGAATTACATTATCATTTGGTTGAAAATCACAAATTAACCAAGAAAAAATGCAAGACATACAATTAAAGATTGCTGATATTCAAGCAAAATATAAAGATAAAAAGGATATGCAATCTAAACAAAAACAGCAATTAGAAATCCAAGCTTTATATAAAAAAGAAAATATGTCACAGTTTTCTGCACTAGCTGGCTCATTTGCTCCCCTACCTTTCTTATTTGCTATTTATGCAATAGTTAGATCAACAAGAGCACTAAAAATAGCAGCAGTTGGTCCAATCGCTTTAATTGAAGGGCCATGACAACAAATTACATCAGGAAACTACATATATATTATTATTCTTGCAATTTACTTACCTTTACAAGCTGTTTCAATGTTATTACCAACATTACTACAGATGAAAAAACAAAAATCAATTACTCTAACTGAAGCACAGAAAAAATCAAGAAAAAAACAATTAATAATGCAAGTTGTAATGATGTTTGTATTTATTATCATTATTGTTTCAGTTGCAACAGGAGTATGTATTTATTGAATTTTTTCTTCAGTATTACAAATTATTCAAACTTATGCTTTTTATTTATATAATGAGAAGAAAAGAAAAGCTGGTAATCAAGAACGCCAAAGACGTTTACGTCAAATGGAAAGAATGAATTTAAAATAA